A genomic region of Micromonospora sp. NBRC 110009 contains the following coding sequences:
- a CDS encoding HpcH/HpaI aldolase/citrate lyase family protein — protein MLLTWLYVPGDRPDRFAKAVASGADAVILDLEDAVVAGRKAYARDAVAEFLADRQPVPVQVRVNELTGPDVDADLAAVAGAPGLAGLRLPKVESAADIAAVAARVDTPLHPLIESALGLEFAHAVADAHPAVASLGLGEADLRSDLGVADDDGLLWARGRIVIAARAAGLPPPAMSVYANVADLDGLAASCATGRRLGFLGRAAIHPRQLPVITEAFRPGDREVARARELLAAVAEAQTRDSGTAVLPDGRFADRAMVAAARRVVDLAARYAA, from the coding sequence GCGCCGACGCGGTCATCCTCGACCTGGAGGACGCCGTCGTCGCCGGCCGCAAGGCGTACGCCCGCGACGCCGTCGCCGAGTTCCTCGCCGACCGGCAGCCGGTGCCCGTCCAGGTCCGGGTCAACGAGCTGACCGGCCCGGACGTCGACGCCGACCTGGCCGCCGTCGCCGGCGCGCCCGGGCTCGCCGGGCTGCGACTGCCCAAGGTGGAGTCCGCGGCGGACATCGCCGCCGTCGCCGCCCGGGTGGACACCCCGCTGCACCCGCTCATCGAGTCGGCCCTCGGCCTGGAGTTCGCGCACGCCGTCGCGGACGCGCATCCGGCGGTGGCCTCGCTCGGGCTCGGCGAGGCCGACCTTCGCTCCGACCTGGGCGTCGCCGACGACGACGGGCTGCTCTGGGCGCGCGGCCGGATCGTGATCGCGGCCCGTGCGGCCGGGCTGCCGCCACCGGCCATGTCGGTGTACGCGAACGTCGCCGACCTCGACGGGCTGGCCGCCTCCTGCGCGACCGGCCGGCGGCTCGGCTTCCTCGGCCGCGCCGCCATCCACCCGCGCCAGCTGCCGGTGATCACCGAGGCGTTCCGGCCGGGCGACCGTGAGGTGGCCCGGGCGCGGGAACTGCTCGCCGCGGTCGCCGAGGCGCAGACCCGCGACTCCGGCACGGCGGTGCTGCCCGACGGCCGGTTCGCCGACCGGGCCATGGTGGCGGCGGCCCGCCGGGTGGTCGACCTCGCCGCCCGTTACGCCGCCTGA